One Paraburkholderia sp. HP33-1 genomic region harbors:
- a CDS encoding transglutaminase family protein produces the protein MSIRVALHHVTHYRYDRLVTLSPQVVRLRPAPHCRTPILSYSMRVEPAKHFINWQQDAFANYQARLVFPEQTREFKVSVDLVAEMAVYNPFDFFLEPSAEQFPFEYAPELAAELAPYCVKRPMTPRFAGFVASIDRTPARTSDFLVALNQRLQHEIRYLIRMEPGVQTPEETLTSASGSCRDSGWLLVETLRQLGFAARFVSGYLLQLAPDVRSIDGPSGTEVDFTDLHAWCEVYLPGAGWIGLDPTSGLLAGEGHIPVACTPEPGSAAPISGAVDECEVEFEHEMSIKRVLESPRVTKPYSEAAWEDVLKMGARVDYELADMDVRLTMGGEPTFVSVRDRDDAEWNTDALGPTKRGYAVALMDRLRERYGANGFLHIGQGKWYPGEQLPRWAMSLYWRADGEPCWHNPALFADEREPGRYTAGDAQRFIAHLAAKLSLDADCIQPGYEDTWYYLWRERRLPVNVDPFDARLDDELERVRLRRVFDAGLASPAGYVLPIGRERAAPGIAPTWITGRWFFRDERMYLIPGDSPMGYRLPLDSLPWVSKTDYPYQHAHDPFAPAEPLRTAAQLRVQYQGEREDRQIAADETSAQQAAALSLSAADLLSGMPHGGVLAYAPPRGDASLPGRGESSPETLRTAVCVEARDPKRAAGPKAEAHSFGSGRTLLHVFMPPLTDLDDYLDLLAAVEATADELKMQIVLEGYPPPRDARLKVLQVTPDPGVIEVNIHPAANWDELVDHTEYLYQSAAHSYLSSEKFMLDGRHTGTGGGNHFVLGGATPADSPFLRRPDLLASLIAYWHNHPSLSYLFSGLFIGPTSQAPRVDEARNDQLYELEIALAELQRQVDLLGGRDSGNLPPWMIDRALRNILIDVTGNTHRAEFCIDKLYSPDGPTGRLGLLELRGFEMPPHARMSLVQQLLLRALVARFWRTPYTQRLTRWGTELHDRFLLGTFVKMDFDDVLAELREAGFAFDSAWFAPHFEFRFPLVGEMSLSGIDLTIRNALEPWHVMGEEGASGATVRYVDSSVERLEVRALGLNGNRHVLSVNSVPVPLQPTGRVSEYVAGVRFRAWSQPSALHPTIGVHAPLTFDLVDTWSGRSLGGCQYHVAHPGGRNYQTFPVNAYEAESRRRARFFASGHTPGPLAVGTPQRSLEFPFTLDLRHS, from the coding sequence GTGTCCATACGCGTCGCGTTGCATCACGTTACTCATTACCGTTACGACAGGCTGGTTACGCTTTCGCCTCAGGTTGTGCGGCTACGGCCCGCGCCGCATTGTCGTACGCCCATCCTGTCGTACTCGATGCGCGTCGAGCCCGCGAAGCACTTTATCAACTGGCAGCAGGACGCGTTCGCCAACTATCAGGCGCGGCTCGTGTTTCCCGAGCAGACGCGCGAGTTCAAGGTGAGCGTCGATCTGGTCGCCGAAATGGCCGTCTACAACCCGTTCGACTTCTTTCTCGAACCGTCGGCCGAGCAGTTTCCGTTCGAGTACGCGCCGGAGCTGGCGGCCGAGCTCGCGCCCTACTGCGTGAAGCGGCCGATGACGCCGCGCTTCGCCGGGTTCGTCGCGAGCATCGACCGCACGCCGGCCCGCACCTCGGACTTTCTCGTCGCGCTGAACCAGCGGCTGCAACATGAAATCCGCTACCTGATCCGGATGGAGCCGGGCGTGCAGACGCCCGAGGAAACCTTGACCAGCGCATCGGGCTCGTGCCGCGATTCGGGCTGGCTGCTGGTCGAGACGCTGCGGCAACTCGGCTTCGCGGCGCGCTTCGTGTCGGGCTATCTGCTGCAGCTCGCGCCCGACGTCAGATCGATCGATGGCCCGAGCGGCACCGAGGTCGACTTCACCGACCTGCACGCGTGGTGCGAGGTCTATCTGCCCGGCGCGGGCTGGATCGGGCTCGATCCGACCTCGGGGCTGCTGGCGGGCGAAGGGCATATTCCGGTGGCCTGTACGCCGGAGCCAGGCAGCGCGGCGCCGATCTCGGGCGCGGTCGACGAATGCGAGGTCGAGTTCGAGCACGAAATGTCGATCAAACGCGTGCTGGAGTCGCCGCGCGTCACGAAGCCGTATAGCGAAGCCGCCTGGGAGGACGTGCTGAAGATGGGCGCGCGGGTCGACTATGAACTCGCCGACATGGATGTGCGACTGACGATGGGCGGCGAGCCGACCTTCGTGTCGGTGCGCGATCGCGACGACGCCGAATGGAACACCGACGCGCTCGGGCCCACCAAGCGCGGCTATGCGGTCGCGCTGATGGACCGGCTGCGCGAACGCTACGGCGCGAACGGCTTCCTGCATATCGGGCAGGGCAAGTGGTATCCGGGCGAGCAGTTGCCGCGCTGGGCGATGTCGCTGTACTGGCGCGCCGATGGCGAGCCGTGCTGGCACAACCCGGCGCTGTTCGCCGACGAACGCGAGCCGGGCCGCTACACGGCCGGCGACGCGCAACGCTTCATCGCGCACCTGGCCGCGAAGCTGTCGCTCGACGCGGACTGCATCCAGCCCGGCTACGAAGACACCTGGTACTACCTGTGGCGTGAGCGTCGCCTGCCGGTCAACGTCGATCCGTTCGACGCGCGCCTCGACGACGAACTTGAACGCGTGCGATTGCGGCGCGTGTTCGACGCGGGGCTCGCGAGTCCGGCCGGCTACGTGCTGCCGATCGGCCGCGAGCGCGCCGCGCCGGGCATCGCGCCGACGTGGATCACGGGCCGCTGGTTCTTCCGCGACGAACGCATGTATCTGATTCCCGGCGATTCGCCGATGGGCTACCGGCTACCGCTCGATTCGCTGCCGTGGGTGTCGAAGACCGACTATCCGTATCAGCATGCGCACGATCCGTTCGCGCCGGCCGAGCCGCTGCGCACGGCCGCGCAGTTGCGCGTTCAGTACCAGGGCGAGCGCGAGGACCGGCAGATCGCCGCTGATGAGACCAGCGCACAGCAGGCGGCCGCGCTGTCGTTGTCGGCAGCCGATCTGCTGAGCGGCATGCCGCACGGCGGTGTGCTCGCGTATGCACCGCCGCGCGGCGACGCGTCATTGCCGGGGCGCGGTGAGTCGTCGCCGGAGACGTTGCGCACCGCGGTGTGCGTCGAGGCGCGCGACCCGAAACGCGCGGCCGGCCCGAAAGCCGAAGCACATTCGTTCGGCAGCGGCCGCACGCTGCTGCACGTGTTCATGCCGCCGCTGACCGATCTCGACGATTATCTCGACCTGCTCGCCGCGGTCGAAGCGACGGCCGATGAGCTGAAGATGCAGATCGTGCTCGAAGGCTATCCGCCGCCGCGCGACGCGCGCCTGAAAGTGCTGCAGGTCACGCCCGACCCCGGCGTGATCGAGGTCAACATTCATCCGGCCGCGAACTGGGACGAACTCGTCGATCACACCGAGTACCTGTATCAGTCGGCGGCGCACAGCTACCTGAGCAGCGAGAAGTTCATGCTCGACGGGCGCCACACCGGCACCGGCGGCGGCAATCACTTCGTGCTCGGCGGCGCGACACCGGCCGACAGCCCGTTCCTGCGCCGGCCCGATCTGCTCGCGAGCCTGATCGCGTACTGGCACAACCATCCGTCGCTGTCGTATCTGTTCTCGGGCTTGTTCATCGGGCCGACGAGCCAGGCGCCGCGGGTCGACGAAGCCCGCAACGATCAGCTCTACGAACTTGAAATCGCGCTCGCCGAACTGCAACGGCAGGTCGATCTGCTCGGCGGCCGCGACAGCGGCAACCTGCCGCCGTGGATGATCGATCGAGCGCTGCGCAACATCCTGATCGACGTGACCGGCAACACGCACCGCGCCGAGTTCTGCATCGACAAGCTTTATTCGCCCGACGGGCCGACCGGCCGCCTCGGTCTGCTGGAACTGCGCGGCTTCGAGATGCCGCCACACGCGCGCATGAGTCTGGTGCAGCAACTGCTGCTGCGCGCACTGGTCGCGCGATTCTGGCGCACGCCGTACACGCAGCGCCTCACGCGCTGGGGCACCGAGCTGCACGACCGCTTCCTGCTCGGCACCTTCGTGAAAATGGATTTCGACGACGTGCTCGCCGAGCTGCGCGAAGCGGGCTTCGCATTCGACAGCGCGTGGTTCGCGCCGCACTTCGAATTCCGCTTTCCGCTCGTCGGCGAGATGTCTTTGAGCGGCATCGATCTGACGATACGCAACGCACTCGAACCGTGGCACGTGATGGGCGAGGAGGGCGCTAGCGGCGCCACGGTGCGCTATGTCGATTCGTCGGTCGAGCGGCTGGAGGTGCGAGCGCTGGGCTTGAACGGCAATCGTCACGTGCTGAGCGTCAACAGCGTGCCGGTGCCGTTGCAGCCCACCGGCCGCGTCAGCGAGTACGTGGCCGGCGTGCGTTTTCGTGCGTGGTCGCAGCCGTCGGCGCTGCATCCGACGATCGGCGTGCATGCGCCGCTCACGTTCGACCTCGTCGACACATGGAGCGGCCGCTCGCTCGGCGGATGCCAGTATCATGTCGCTCATCCGGGCGGGCGCAACTATCAGACCTTCCCGGTCAACGCCTACGAGGCGGAAAGCCGGCGGCGCGCGCGTTTCTTCGCGTCGGGTCATACGCCGGGGCCGCTCGCCGTGGGCACGCCGCAGCGCAGCCTCGAGTTTCCGTTCACGCTCGATTTGCGGCACAGTTGA
- a CDS encoding GNAT family N-acetyltransferase, which translates to MDLATALILAATVCTEKCVGYRTDASCLKRQILANREFAPGSPHAEARRAIPSGQRREDPLETSLSYDMQRSEENVSNQQSGLDIITDPDAFLALRDAWNTLWSKADGRHHEAFDVCWLCWTQVAKPHGRRLHCIVYRENGELVLVWPLVSRRQFFWTVLEPLTPGTAEYTSILAAADASGAIDAAWRAATRYSHADIFNVPYVGKNAPFYDLASRHAGLVAATQNVSAMALLRKEPDWTAYCRTLGTLSKKKPGARERRFEKEGTLEIRALEAKDTHAHAQWVDWMLARKREWAERVEKQGAWLYSQDYRDFLINLVDGTHTQPMGILFVMTLDGTPVAASLIGLGHTCVNGLIAGFDPKFSRFAPGSIMMERCIKWAWENRMDVDFGIGTEDFKAYWSRGNVLQNTSFQIATTRWGKMALYAKGLAKKLADMRAVGARASADQAITTAQTADSEFAEMRPSLATAQPLEPGEA; encoded by the coding sequence GTGGACCTTGCAACTGCATTGATCCTGGCGGCAACCGTTTGCACTGAAAAGTGTGTCGGTTACCGAACGGACGCTTCCTGTCTCAAGCGTCAAATTCTCGCAAACCGCGAATTCGCACCCGGTAGCCCGCACGCCGAAGCGCGCCGAGCGATACCGTCAGGACAGAGGCGAGAAGACCCACTTGAGACCAGCCTGAGCTACGACATGCAGCGATCAGAAGAAAATGTGAGCAACCAGCAATCCGGCCTCGACATCATTACTGACCCCGATGCTTTCCTCGCGCTTCGAGACGCATGGAATACGCTCTGGTCGAAAGCCGACGGACGCCATCACGAGGCTTTCGACGTCTGCTGGCTGTGCTGGACTCAGGTGGCGAAGCCGCACGGTCGCCGGCTGCACTGCATCGTGTATCGGGAAAACGGTGAACTCGTGCTCGTCTGGCCGCTCGTGAGCCGCCGACAGTTCTTCTGGACCGTGCTCGAACCGCTTACGCCCGGCACCGCTGAATACACCAGCATCCTCGCCGCCGCCGACGCGAGTGGGGCGATCGATGCAGCCTGGCGCGCCGCGACCCGGTACTCCCACGCCGATATCTTCAATGTTCCGTACGTAGGCAAGAACGCGCCGTTCTACGATCTCGCATCGCGACACGCGGGCCTCGTCGCGGCGACGCAGAATGTCTCCGCGATGGCGTTACTGCGCAAGGAGCCGGACTGGACGGCTTACTGCCGCACGCTCGGCACGTTGTCGAAGAAGAAGCCTGGCGCGCGTGAAAGGCGCTTCGAAAAGGAAGGCACCCTGGAAATCCGCGCCCTCGAAGCCAAGGATACGCACGCGCACGCCCAATGGGTGGACTGGATGCTCGCGCGCAAACGCGAATGGGCGGAACGCGTCGAAAAACAAGGGGCCTGGCTTTATTCGCAGGATTATCGGGACTTTCTGATTAATCTCGTCGACGGCACGCACACGCAGCCGATGGGAATACTTTTCGTGATGACTCTCGACGGCACGCCGGTCGCTGCGAGCCTCATAGGCTTGGGGCATACGTGCGTGAACGGTCTGATCGCAGGCTTCGACCCGAAGTTTTCCAGGTTCGCCCCCGGTTCGATCATGATGGAGCGCTGCATCAAGTGGGCATGGGAAAATCGTATGGATGTCGACTTCGGCATCGGCACGGAAGATTTTAAGGCGTACTGGAGCCGGGGCAATGTCCTGCAGAACACCAGCTTTCAGATTGCTACCACGCGGTGGGGAAAAATGGCGCTTTACGCCAAGGGTCTCGCGAAAAAGCTGGCCGATATGCGCGCGGTCGGAGCACGCGCCAGCGCCGACCAGGCCATCACGACCGCCCAGACGGCTGATTCGGAATTCGCAGAGATGCGGCCATCTCTCGCCACCGCGCAACCGCTGGAACCTGGCGAAGCCTGA
- a CDS encoding zinc-binding metallopeptidase family protein produces the protein MKTFHCNRCAQLVFYENVRCERCESLLGYLPEQREISAFEYAGNGRWRSLHPQANGALFRQCHNYAVENVCNWMIHADSPDTLCHACQLTRTIPNLSEPENRLYWYRLEVAKRRLLYTLAGLGFDVPSRDADPEHGLAFEFLADGGDGERVMTGHDNGLITLNIAEADDAHREKVRTAMGEPYRTLLGHFRHETGHYFFSQLIETEPRWLDQFRQLFGDEQANYGEALDAYYWNGPPADWQASYISAYATMHPWEDWAETWAHYLLIVDVLDTSTSYGLALLPDDPSEPTLTDRTPVEDASFGNLMKRWFPLTCALNSLNRSLGMPDGYPFTLAAPVVEKLRFVHRVIAAAGDRRA, from the coding sequence ATGAAAACCTTTCACTGCAATCGCTGCGCGCAACTCGTGTTCTACGAGAACGTCCGCTGCGAGCGCTGCGAGTCGCTGCTCGGCTATCTGCCTGAACAGCGGGAAATCAGCGCCTTCGAATACGCCGGCAACGGCCGCTGGCGCAGCCTGCATCCGCAGGCGAACGGCGCGCTGTTCCGTCAATGCCACAACTACGCGGTCGAGAACGTCTGCAACTGGATGATTCACGCCGATTCGCCCGACACGCTGTGCCACGCCTGCCAGCTGACCCGCACGATTCCGAACCTGAGCGAACCGGAAAACCGGCTCTACTGGTACCGGCTCGAAGTGGCGAAGCGGCGTCTGCTCTACACGCTGGCGGGGCTTGGCTTCGACGTGCCATCGCGCGACGCGGACCCCGAGCACGGGCTCGCCTTCGAATTTCTCGCCGACGGCGGCGACGGCGAACGCGTGATGACCGGTCACGACAACGGGCTAATCACGCTGAACATCGCCGAGGCCGACGACGCGCATCGCGAGAAAGTCCGCACCGCGATGGGCGAACCGTACCGCACGCTGCTCGGCCACTTCCGCCACGAGACGGGCCACTACTTCTTCAGCCAGCTGATCGAAACCGAGCCGCGCTGGCTCGACCAGTTTCGCCAGCTGTTCGGCGACGAGCAGGCCAACTACGGCGAAGCGCTCGACGCCTACTATTGGAACGGCCCACCGGCCGACTGGCAGGCGTCGTATATCAGTGCGTACGCGACGATGCATCCGTGGGAAGACTGGGCGGAGACCTGGGCGCACTATCTGCTGATCGTCGATGTGCTCGATACGTCGACGTCGTACGGACTCGCGCTGCTGCCCGACGATCCGAGCGAGCCGACGCTGACCGACCGCACGCCGGTCGAGGATGCGAGCTTCGGCAATCTGATGAAGCGCTGGTTTCCGCTGACGTGTGCGCTGAACAGTCTGAACCGCAGTCTCGGCATGCCCGACGGCTATCCGTTCACGCTCGCCGCGCCGGTGGTCGAGAAGCTGCGCTTCGTGCATCGCGTGATCGCGGCGGCGGGAGACAGGCGCGCATAG
- a CDS encoding circularly permuted type 2 ATP-grasp protein — translation MAFQSTLPFEASALPADASSMLRLLPGHDGHWDELRDASGALREPWRQFFAQLGEGGVARLADHHASIAQQIRDNDISYNVYADNGKSRPWALDLLPFLISEAEWAQIERGVAQRAHLLNAIVADIYGPQTLLEYGQLPPALVFGHPGYLRSVKGFTPPGGQYLQVVALDLARTPGGEWSVIAHRTEAPSGLGYALENRLIVSTLLAEPFRSLHVSRLAPLYSQLIATHVQAAQATMRDGEGTDASPHIALLTPGPYSETYFEHVFLARYLGVTLVEGKDLTVRGDRLYLKTLAGLERVHVVLRRLDDAFCDPVELRADSTIGVPGLLQVMRAGNVIVSNVPGSGFAESPALHGFMPGIAEALLGEELLLPGVPTWWCGEEAAREHAFAHLDEAFIVPTWPLAGRDAPPGIEGGRQPVAAWRERIEAVPDAFTIQQEQRFSCTPRYEEGTIGGRASVLRVYAIADVNGGWHVMPGGFTRMAAERQTTVSMQYGGSSVDTWVLSSQPTSTFTLLPSPMQPADLTRKHRTVSSRAAENLFWAGRYGERAENNVRLLRLILGSLEGSDADAMFATLLELATWCGLVQAGDLTSPRVPASPQTFERALVSNLGESAGSVSISQNLNCQARANGEVRGRLSNDHWRMILAARNDFEDALQVLLPAVGAGNDNANGGSAFDRYDRVTLVNALEHLSVQLSAISGAQGDRMTRDEAWRLLFVGRHIERVASMAAFMRVVAANGQLTTPAGFDLLLQMFDSTLTYRTLYPGRFEVPALLDLLVIEPHNPRGIYGVYERLRTKLDEISIAAGSLRHRPFAELLPSVELMPSLESLCEVDEHGSHATLIALCDQIGGFANAAAHEISARYFSHATTVASQVWA, via the coding sequence TTGGCCTTTCAATCGACTTTGCCCTTCGAGGCGTCCGCGCTGCCGGCGGACGCTTCGTCCATGTTGCGGTTGCTGCCGGGTCATGACGGACATTGGGACGAGTTGCGCGACGCGTCGGGCGCGCTGCGCGAGCCGTGGCGGCAGTTCTTCGCGCAACTCGGCGAAGGCGGCGTCGCGCGGCTCGCGGACCATCACGCGTCGATCGCGCAGCAGATCCGCGACAACGACATCAGCTACAACGTCTACGCGGACAACGGCAAGTCGCGGCCATGGGCGCTCGACCTGCTGCCGTTCCTGATCAGCGAGGCCGAGTGGGCGCAGATCGAGCGCGGCGTCGCGCAGCGCGCGCATCTGCTCAACGCAATCGTCGCCGATATCTACGGACCGCAGACGCTGCTGGAATATGGGCAACTGCCGCCCGCGCTGGTGTTCGGTCATCCCGGCTATCTGCGTTCGGTGAAGGGCTTTACGCCGCCGGGTGGCCAGTATCTGCAGGTCGTCGCGCTCGATCTCGCGCGTACGCCGGGCGGCGAGTGGAGCGTGATCGCGCATCGCACCGAGGCGCCGTCCGGCCTCGGCTACGCGCTCGAAAACCGCCTGATCGTATCGACGCTGCTCGCCGAGCCATTCCGCTCGCTGCACGTGAGCCGGCTCGCGCCGCTCTATTCGCAACTGATCGCGACACACGTGCAGGCCGCGCAGGCGACGATGCGCGACGGTGAAGGCACCGACGCGTCGCCCCATATCGCGCTGCTCACGCCGGGGCCGTACAGCGAAACCTATTTCGAGCACGTGTTCCTTGCGCGCTATCTCGGCGTCACGCTGGTCGAAGGCAAGGATCTGACCGTGCGCGGCGACCGGCTCTATCTGAAGACCCTGGCGGGGCTCGAACGCGTGCATGTCGTGCTGCGCCGTCTCGACGACGCGTTCTGCGACCCAGTCGAACTGCGCGCCGATTCGACGATCGGCGTGCCAGGGCTGTTGCAGGTGATGCGCGCGGGCAATGTGATCGTGTCGAACGTGCCGGGCTCGGGCTTCGCCGAATCTCCGGCATTGCATGGTTTCATGCCGGGAATCGCAGAAGCCTTGCTCGGCGAGGAACTGCTGCTGCCCGGCGTGCCGACCTGGTGGTGCGGCGAAGAGGCCGCGCGCGAGCATGCGTTCGCGCATCTCGACGAGGCGTTCATCGTGCCGACCTGGCCGCTCGCCGGACGCGACGCCCCGCCCGGCATCGAGGGCGGCAGGCAGCCGGTCGCGGCATGGCGCGAGCGCATCGAGGCGGTGCCCGACGCGTTCACGATCCAGCAGGAGCAGCGCTTTTCCTGCACGCCGCGCTACGAGGAGGGCACGATCGGCGGCCGGGCGTCGGTGTTGCGGGTCTATGCGATTGCCGACGTCAACGGCGGCTGGCACGTGATGCCGGGCGGCTTCACGCGGATGGCCGCCGAGCGGCAAACCACGGTATCGATGCAGTACGGCGGCAGCAGCGTCGATACATGGGTGCTGTCGAGCCAGCCGACCTCGACGTTCACGCTGCTGCCTTCGCCGATGCAGCCCGCCGACCTCACGCGCAAGCATCGCACGGTGTCGAGCCGTGCCGCGGAGAACCTGTTCTGGGCGGGCCGCTACGGCGAGCGCGCGGAAAACAACGTGCGCCTGCTGCGGCTGATTCTCGGCTCGCTCGAAGGCAGCGACGCCGACGCGATGTTCGCGACGCTGCTCGAACTCGCGACGTGGTGCGGCCTCGTGCAGGCGGGCGACCTGACGTCGCCGCGCGTGCCGGCGTCGCCGCAGACGTTCGAGCGCGCGCTCGTCTCGAATCTCGGCGAGAGTGCGGGCAGCGTCAGCATCAGCCAGAACCTGAATTGCCAGGCGCGCGCGAACGGCGAGGTGCGCGGGCGCTTGTCGAATGATCATTGGCGCATGATCCTCGCGGCGCGCAACGACTTTGAGGACGCGTTGCAGGTGTTGCTGCCGGCCGTGGGCGCGGGCAATGACAACGCGAATGGCGGTAGTGCGTTCGATCGTTACGATCGCGTGACGCTCGTGAATGCGCTCGAGCATTTGTCGGTGCAGCTATCGGCAATCAGCGGCGCGCAGGGCGACCGCATGACGCGCGATGAAGCGTGGCGGCTGCTGTTCGTCGGGCGTCATATCGAACGCGTCGCGAGCATGGCCGCGTTCATGCGCGTCGTCGCCGCGAACGGCCAGCTCACGACGCCGGCCGGCTTCGATCTGCTGCTGCAAATGTTCGACAGCACGCTCACGTACCGAACGCTGTATCCAGGGCGTTTCGAAGTGCCCGCGCTGCTCGATCTGCTCGTGATCGAACCGCACAATCCGCGCGGCATTTATGGCGTGTACGAGCGGCTGCGTACAAAGCTCGACGAGATTTCGATTGCGGCGGGCAGCCTGCGGCATCGGCCGTTTGCGGAGCTGCTGCCGTCCGTCGAGTTGATGCCGTCGCTCGAGTCGCTGTGCGAGGTCGACGAACACGGATCGCATGCCACGCTGATCGCGCTGTGCGATCAGATCGGCGGGTTCGCGAACGCGGCCGCGCATGAGATCAGCGCGCGCTATTTCAGTCACGCGACCACGGTCGCCTCGCAGGTGTGGGCATGA